In a genomic window of Deltaproteobacteria bacterium PRO3:
- a CDS encoding alpha/beta fold hydrolase, with translation MDIKTLQRYIRKVRRQTGSTVQYFRLAFEGNKIERLTDFSSLKRPVLLLQGYGGTRRVFQVLERRLRRDGFSVFSLNLGGIFDTFNTKPIPELAQLVAKKVEGLYKRHDIREKLVVIGHSKGGLIGRCYLKDFDGHRRVKTLITMGTPHNGNPWAMLGLLTPLAFLTESIRQMTPMSPFIRRLNRTPWPEGVKIVSIFSKGDTVCPYPSAVLKTPKDGVKNLEIPDVGHVEFLMKKRVYWLIRKELLGGKAAARRSLPRRKIRRSGSSSRSIAQ, from the coding sequence ATGGACATTAAGACGCTACAACGCTACATCCGCAAAGTGCGCCGCCAGACCGGCAGCACGGTGCAGTATTTCCGCCTCGCCTTCGAGGGCAACAAGATCGAGCGCCTCACCGACTTCAGCTCGCTCAAGCGCCCCGTCCTGCTGTTGCAGGGCTACGGCGGCACCCGCCGCGTCTTCCAGGTGCTTGAGCGGCGGCTGCGCCGCGACGGCTTCAGCGTCTTCAGCCTCAACCTGGGCGGCATCTTCGACACCTTCAACACCAAGCCCATCCCCGAACTCGCCCAGCTGGTCGCCAAGAAGGTCGAGGGACTCTACAAGCGCCACGACATCCGGGAGAAGCTGGTGGTCATCGGCCACAGCAAGGGCGGCCTGATCGGGCGCTGCTACTTGAAGGATTTCGACGGGCATCGCCGGGTGAAGACACTCATCACGATGGGCACGCCGCACAACGGCAACCCCTGGGCCATGCTCGGTCTGCTGACGCCGCTGGCCTTCCTCACCGAGAGCATCCGGCAGATGACGCCGATGTCGCCCTTCATCCGCCGCCTCAACCGTACGCCCTGGCCCGAGGGGGTGAAGATCGTCTCGATCTTCTCGAAGGGCGACACGGTCTGCCCCTATCCCAGCGCGGTGCTGAAGACGCCGAAGGACGGAGTCAAGAACCTCGAGATCCCGGACGTCGGCCACGTCGAGTTTTTGATGAAGAAGCGGGTCTACTGGCTCATTCGGAAGGAGCTTCTCGGGGGTAAAGCTGCTGCAAGGCGCTCACTACCTCGGCGCAAAATACGAAGATCAGGCTCCAGTAGTAGATCCATAGCACAATGA